GCCTTGATATCGGGGCGTAGTGATCGAAAGCGGTTTCCATCGTCCCTGCCCCGCTCGTCAGGCCCGGCAATTGCTGCTGGACGCTTTGAACCATCTGAGACGCCAGAGCGCCTTCGAGCCGCGCCACGCCATCGGCGATCACGGAATGCGACGTCGCCGCAGCGGACTTCGCCAGCAGAGTGAGCACGCTGCTCAGGCTCTCGACGGGCGCTTCCAGGTGAAAGCGGTCGAAAGGTTCGCAGACGGCCGTTTGCGCAGCCGAGAGTGCCGTTGCCAGCACCCAGGGCGTCAACTGCCGAAAATCGGCAGCGGTGCTTGCGGGCGAACTGTGCCGCGCCGCCGTCATCGCCACATGGCAATCGATGACCTGCCAGCCGAAAATGCCCTGCTTCAGCGCCTCGAACACGGTTTCCTCGACCGCCCGGTAAAAGGCGACGGGCATCTGGCCGACCTCCACCTCCAGCGCGAAGCTGTTGCCCGAGCCGGCAGGGCGCGGCTCGACGCGCAGGCCGATGGTGGCGAGAAACGGATTCGGTTCCTTGAAGAGGATCTGCAGGCCGGCCCCGCTGCCGACGGGTCTTTCGACCAGGATGACCGTGCTTTCCTCGAAACCCGCCTCGAGGCCGAAATCCGTCAGCAGCGTCGATTGGATCACTTCCTTCTGCACCTCGCCATAGAGCGACACGAAGACTTCATTCGTCTCCTCGGTCCTGCGCAGATTGATCAGCGGATCCTGCTCGGCCATCTGGTTCAGCGCCAACCAAAGCGCCGCGCTGTCCGAGAGCCGTCGGGCAAGCACGCGTGTTTCGAGCGTCGGCGGGGCAAAGTAAGCCCGCCCGCCCAAGGCCGGATTGCTGCCCACCGCATCGCCGATCCGGGCACCGGCAAGGCCGCTGACGCGGGCGATCTGACCGGCGCAGAAGCTCGCGGCGCCATGGCTGCGGCCGGCCTCGAACACGTGGATTGCAGTCACCCGTTCCTCGCCCCCGGGCAGATCCAGATATTGCCGCAGCTGCACAGTGCCCGAAGTCAGGTAGAGATAGGCGAGCTTTTCGCCGCCCCAGCCGCGCTCGATCTTGAAGATCTTGCCGGCGACCGGCCCGTCCGGATCAAGCCGCCGCTCGGGCAACAGCGTCGCGATGGCCGAGCTTAGCGTCGGCACGCCGGTACCGGTCATGGCCGCTCCCGCGAAGACGGGATGCACCAGGCCCCTTGCTACCTGATCGGCCAGACTGCGCCCGAGCCTTTCCGTGGTCAGTCGTTCTGGGGCGAGCACATAGTCGTCGAGCAGCGCCTGGTCGCTCTCGCCGAGCGCCTCACAGAGCGCTGAAAAAAGCGGCTCGTCTCCCGGCGCCAGAGCCTCCACCTGGGCAAGCTTGCTGCCGGCATCGGTGACGGAGGACATGGCGATGGGACGCACCGCCAGTTGCGCGGCAAGGGCCTCCATCACGTCCCCGTACCGCGCGCCGAGGCGATCGACCTTGTTGACGAAGAAGACGAAGGGAACACCGAGCCTTCGCAGCGCCCGCACCAGCACACGCGTCTGCGCCTGTATGCCTTCGACCGCCGAAACGACGACGATCGCCGCGTCCAGCAACCCAAGCACCCGCTCGACCTCGGCGATGAAATCGGGGTGGCCGGGCGTGTCGATCAGATTGACGACCCTGTCGCCGATCGCAAACGACACCACCGCGGCCCTGATCGTGATGCCGCGCTGTCGCTCAAGTTCGAGGGTATCCGTCTGTGTATTGCCAGTATCGACGCTGCCAAGCTTGTCGATGACGCCGGCGTCAAAAAGCAGTCTTTCGGTAAGGCTAGTCTTGCCTGCATCCACATGGGCGAGGATGCCCAGATTCAAAGTGCGCATGAACCACCAACTTCTCAGAAATTCGGATGTGATTTTCGTGAGAAGTGAGTCGGCGCATTGGAACCTCTATCCGTTGATACGGCTGGATGCGACACCCTAGGTGGTGGTTGGGGGACGCGGGCGGGATGCTAAGGCGGTGTGGGGACATGTGTCAAGCGTGGGAGGATTGACTTCACGGGTCGGCCGGTTTCCTGAACCGGCGTGCCGTGGCCGCCCCCTCTGCCCCTGCCGGGCATCTCCCCCACAGGTGGGGAGATTGGCTGGACGAACCCGCTCGTTCTAACATCAATTGTTTGGAGAGATTCTATCCGCAAGTCGATCTCCCCCCTTGTGGGGGAGATGCCCGGCAGGGCAGAGGGGGGTGCCCCGAGGCATGCCCTCTCCTGCTGTCCGCCGGCTTGCCTCGCAGCAAGAGCCTACCCCTCCTCCCGCATCGTCTCCCGCTGGGTGATCAACCGGGCACTGTGCTGGCCGCTGAGATAGATCCACAGCCAGCTCCAGGCGACGGAGAAGCGCGAGCGGGTGCCGATCAGGAAGTAGATGTGGGCAAGACCCCAGATCCACCAGGCGATCCAGCCCTTCAGCTTGATGCGGCCGAAATCGATAATCGCCGCACTCTGGCCGATCGTCGCCAGGCTGCCCTGGTGCCGATAGCGGAAGGGCGCCGGCGCCGATTTTCCCGACAGGCGGGCGCGGATGACCTTGGCGACGTAGCCGCCCTGCTGCTTGGCCGCCGGCGCGATGCCCGGCACCGGTTTGCCGTCCTCGCGCATGACCGAAGCGGTGTCGCCGATGACGAAGACATCGGGCAGGCCAGGCGCGCTCAGGTCCTTTTCGACGACGACGCGCCCTGCCCGGTCGGCCGGCACGTTCAGCCAGTGGGCCGCCGGCGAGGCGGTGACGCCGGCCGCCCAAACGATCGTCCGGCTGGCGACGAAGGTCTCGCCGATCTTCACGCCGTCGGCGCTGCAGTCGGTCACCGGCCTGCCGAGATGGATCTCGACGCCGAGTTTTTCCAGCGCCGTCTGGGCATAGGCCGAAAGCTCCTCGGCGAAGGTCGGCAGCACCCGCGGGCCTGCCTCGACCAGCACGACACGGGTCTTGCGCGTATCGATGTTGCGGAATTCCTTCGGCAGGGTGAAATGCGCGAGCTCGGCGATGATGCCGGCAAGCTCGACGCCGGTCGGCCCGGCACCGACGATGGTGAAGGTCAGAAGCGCGTCGCGCACGGCGGGATCGCTCTCCATCTCCGCCTTCTCGAAGGCAAGCAGCACGCGCCGGCGGATCGTCGTCGCATCCTCGAGCGTCTTCAGGCCGGGCGCCACCGGTTCCCATTCGTCACGGCCGAAATAGGCATGCGTCGCCCCGGTCGCCAGTACCAGCGTATCGTAACCCAGAGTCATGCCGTTGCGCAGCGACACCGTCCTGGCGCCGCTGTCGACGCCGGTGACCTCGCCGAGCAGCACCGTCACATCGGGCCGGTCGGCATAGAGGCGGCGGATCGGCCAGGCGATCTCCGAGGTGGAAAGGATGGTGGTCGCCACCTGATAGAGCAGCGGCTGAAAGAGATGATGATTGCGCCGGTCGACGAGTGTGACCTTCACACCCGCGCCCTTCAACCCGTTGACGAGTTGCAGCCCGCCGAAACCGCCGCCGACAACGACGACATGATGATCGCTCATGACCTGCCCCTTTTGCGCCATCTCGCTCGAAACCAATGTGGCTTTTGCCGCGAATGTTGCAACTGCCGTTTCGGCATGCCTGCCCTGCGCCGCCGGCAGTCGAGGGGGTTCGATGATTATCGGCTCTTCCTGCGGGAAAGCTCATGGGAGCCGAACTCAGGCCGAGTCGTAACTCCCCAGACCGAGCGTCCGCTGGGGTTCAACACAGGCATGCCGTGTCGCCGGGTCGCAAGAAGGGAGTCGCCCTGGAAGCAGTTCACGGGCAGATGCGTAACGCGCCGATCAATAGGGACCGACACACTGGCGACGGGGTCCGTAATAGGGCTGGAACGTATTGTCGAACGCCCTGTACGAACGATAGCGCGAATAGCACCAAGCCTCGTGGCTTCCGCCTCCTCCATAATAGGCAGAAGATGCATAGGAGCGGTACGGCCGGCCATAATAGCGGTAAGGCGAGCCATAGTAGCGATAGGGCGAACCATAATACCGGTAGGGCGAGCCATAATAGCGGTAGGGTGTACCGTAATAGCCGCCGTAGGGTGAGCCATAATACGAGCCGTAATAGGGCTGGGATAATGCGCCGCCTATGATCGTACCGACGGCCAGACCACCCAAAGCCCAGCCCCAGCCCGATCCATGACCATGATGGTAACCACCGTGATAGCCGCCACCGTGGCCGTGGCCACCATGCCATTGCACGCGCTCTATCGGCTGCTGAGGTTCGAGCCTGGGTGGGTTGATAGCCGGAAATGCCTGAGCCGGCGTGACGCCGGGGATTCCTATGATCAAGCATAACGCAGCAACGGTTAGCTTTCTCATGACTGTTCTCCTCTACTTCTCCAAGTGGAGGGATAGCTGCCCTCCTCCTGAACCAAAGGTGAACGTATTATGTCGAAAAACGTTCCGTATCGAGGCAAATTAATCGCTATCGATAGTGGGAAGAACTATCGGCTTTTCATGCAATCGAGCCGTGCTTTTTCCAGAAGATTATAAACCTGCCGCACGCTGTCAATTCCCAGAAGCTGAGGGTCTCTCGACAGGCTGGGCGTCCAGACGCCTGCCGTTTTGTATCGCTGAAAAGAAGACATTCCGAATGTGATGGTCCCCCTACCGAAACTGCCCTCTTCGAGATTGATCGACGGCAGCAGGTCGAGCTGGGTGGCAGAGAAATTCCGAAGCAGACCGCTTCTGCGAATGATGACGCGCCGGTCGGTCAGCGCGTATTCGGTACGCGCTCGCACCGCCGCATCGACGACAAAGCGTCCCGCGATCAAATAAAGGCCTATCAGGACGAACGGGATACCCCATAGGCGCATG
This Rhizobium acidisoli DNA region includes the following protein-coding sequences:
- a CDS encoding PH domain-containing protein, translated to MSNSDIHSYFLPGEKLLWSGRPAQGFRLTTWDFALVPFSLFWGGFALFWETSVLTTPGTPVFMRLWGIPFVLIGLYLIAGRFVVDAAVRARTEYALTDRRVIIRRSGLLRNFSATQLDLLPSINLEEGSFGRGTITFGMSSFQRYKTAGVWTPSLSRDPQLLGIDSVRQVYNLLEKARLDCMKSR
- a CDS encoding BA14K family protein, which codes for MRKLTVAALCLIIGIPGVTPAQAFPAINPPRLEPQQPIERVQWHGGHGHGGGYHGGYHHGHGSGWGWALGGLAVGTIIGGALSQPYYGSYYGSPYGGYYGTPYRYYGSPYRYYGSPYRYYGSPYRYYGRPYRSYASSAYYGGGGSHEAWCYSRYRSYRAFDNTFQPYYGPRRQCVGPY
- a CDS encoding elongation factor G, with product MRTLNLGILAHVDAGKTSLTERLLFDAGVIDKLGSVDTGNTQTDTLELERQRGITIRAAVVSFAIGDRVVNLIDTPGHPDFIAEVERVLGLLDAAIVVVSAVEGIQAQTRVLVRALRRLGVPFVFFVNKVDRLGARYGDVMEALAAQLAVRPIAMSSVTDAGSKLAQVEALAPGDEPLFSALCEALGESDQALLDDYVLAPERLTTERLGRSLADQVARGLVHPVFAGAAMTGTGVPTLSSAIATLLPERRLDPDGPVAGKIFKIERGWGGEKLAYLYLTSGTVQLRQYLDLPGGEERVTAIHVFEAGRSHGAASFCAGQIARVSGLAGARIGDAVGSNPALGGRAYFAPPTLETRVLARRLSDSAALWLALNQMAEQDPLINLRRTEETNEVFVSLYGEVQKEVIQSTLLTDFGLEAGFEESTVILVERPVGSGAGLQILFKEPNPFLATIGLRVEPRPAGSGNSFALEVEVGQMPVAFYRAVEETVFEALKQGIFGWQVIDCHVAMTAARHSSPASTAADFRQLTPWVLATALSAAQTAVCEPFDRFHLEAPVESLSSVLTLLAKSAAATSHSVIADGVARLEGALASQMVQSVQQQLPGLTSGAGTMETAFDHYAPISRPPRLRLRSGPDPFNPVEYLLRLQSTRASC
- a CDS encoding NAD(P)/FAD-dependent oxidoreductase, which encodes MSDHHVVVVGGGFGGLQLVNGLKGAGVKVTLVDRRNHHLFQPLLYQVATTILSTSEIAWPIRRLYADRPDVTVLLGEVTGVDSGARTVSLRNGMTLGYDTLVLATGATHAYFGRDEWEPVAPGLKTLEDATTIRRRVLLAFEKAEMESDPAVRDALLTFTIVGAGPTGVELAGIIAELAHFTLPKEFRNIDTRKTRVVLVEAGPRVLPTFAEELSAYAQTALEKLGVEIHLGRPVTDCSADGVKIGETFVASRTIVWAAGVTASPAAHWLNVPADRAGRVVVEKDLSAPGLPDVFVIGDTASVMREDGKPVPGIAPAAKQQGGYVAKVIRARLSGKSAPAPFRYRHQGSLATIGQSAAIIDFGRIKLKGWIAWWIWGLAHIYFLIGTRSRFSVAWSWLWIYLSGQHSARLITQRETMREEG